ATCTGAACAGGGCGAACTGATGGCCATTCATGGCACAGACATCTATCCATCCGTTCTCGTCCTTACCGAGGCGCAGGCAATTGTACTCGTTATCGCTTTCGTCGTCGAGGAGACAAAAAGCCGTTCTGTCAATAAGGGTTCTAAGAAAATTGCCCTCAAGGAGAACGGTTCGTTCTTCGGGAAAGTCGTGAAAATTTTGAAACCATCCTGCATCGTAGGTAGGCAGACGATATTTTTTTCGTCCCTGTTCGATGATGCAGGTTTCACCATCCTTTTCGGTGTGCAGAAGAATTTCACCGCCCTTGTGCTTGCGTACAAGTTCGCAGAACTTTTTGGCGTTCAGGCCGATGAGACCGGCCTCATGAACAACGGCCGGATAGGAGCCTGTAAATTCTGTAGAAGCGTCCGTGGACATGACGACGATCCGATCCGCCTCGGTCTTGATCCAGAGAGAGCGGAGATAGGCTGCTCCGGTCTTGGCTGGGGTGATGGACATGGCTTTTTGTAGGCCCTCAATGACGTCTTCTTTGAGTATTGAAAATTTCATAGTTTTCCTCGTCGTAAGAATAATAGTGGTTCGTTTGTTCAAAAATATTTTATCTGCTCGTTTTTATAATTTTTTTTTCGAACAACTCTGGAAACGATTAAGGAACCGATGAACCGATCATTTTTTGAAAATCGGTTGTTTTGAACCTTGGACACATTCGTTGGAAAGTCTTCTTAGCGTTTGTTTCGTTTTTGGGTCATCATTTTGGATCTGTTTGATTTTTTGGAGGTTGTGGATGACCGTGCTGTGGTCACGGCCTCCAAAAACCTTGCCGATTTCAGCATAGGAAAGCCCCAGATGCTCGCGGCAGAGAAACATGGCCGCTTGTCGGGCAAAGACGATTTCCCGCTTTCTGGAGGAGGAGGCTAAGTCCTGGATCCGCAGGTCCAAATGTGTGGACACGGTTTTGAGGATCGAGTCTACTGTCACATGCGGTGATGGGTGGTCACGGGTCGAGTCGAGGATGTTGTGGAAATCGTGGTCACTCATGTCTCTCCGAACTAGTCCGGTGAAGGCCTTGATTTTTAAAAGCATCCCGCGCAGGGACCGGAAGGATTCGCATTGCATGGCAAGGGTCAGTATCTGCTGGCGGGCCAGCTTGATGCGGTGCTGGGCGACGAATTCTCCGGCCGCTCGTATCCTGATGTCCAGATCAGGTTCCTTCAGGGCAACGACCAGACCGGATTCGATGCGGCTTTTGAGTTCCAGTCGGGTATGCTTCAGGGTGGAGACGGGCCGATCCAGACAGAAGACCATTTGCCGGTCGTCGGATTGGAAGAAGTCGAAGATTCGGATCAGTTCGGCCTGCAGGAAGTCATCTTCCTCGACCTCGTGAAAGTTGTCCAGAACCACGGCTTGAAAGCCATCCATGAAGGATTGGAAGTGTCCTGAACTGGACTGGAATTTTTGGTTCAGGGATCGGGACAGATCGTCACCGGTGGTGGCCAGAATGGATTCTTGGGCCATGCGGTCGGCCATGCGATTGGCCATGGCCATGGCCAGATGAGTCTTACCCGTGCCGGATGGCCCGCAGACGACAAAGGGATTGAATCCGGTTTCCTCGCCTTCGGCGATCTTTTGTGCCGAGGTCATTGGGAAAAAGTTTTTTTTATTGACCAGGAATTTCTCAAAGGTGTTTGTGGATCCAAAGGGAAAGCGGTCCGTGGACGGAGGGCAAAGAGGAGAGGGAAAAGGCCGGAAGGCCGACGCATTTTGAATGTGGACGACTGTATTGCGGCCTTGTACGCTTGAAAATTCCTCCTTGAGGGCTTCGAGAAAAAAATCGGGAATGGATGCCGAAAAGTAGCGGTGTGGGCAGGAGATGGTCACCTCTTGACCATCGAAACTGATGGTCAGGGGATCGAGAAACGAGCGGACCATGTCCTCGTCGAAGCGGGAGACCAGCATGTTTCTGAGTTGGGTTTGGATCACGGCAGAAAGATGGGTTGGGATGTCTCGATCGAATCCAGGCCGGTATCGACATTGGCATTTGCTGATCGAAGGGTTATCGGGTAAGCCGACAAGATTCGAAATTCTGGAAAGGAGAGGGTACGCCGATGGGTAAAGGAATTCACAGGACCATCGCTGAAATAAACGAAAAAATCAAAAAAGGCGTGGCAGTCGTCCTGAACGCTCGGGACATGGCCAGACTAGTCAGGGAACAGGGCAAGGTCAAGGCGGCGGAACATGTTGACATCGTGACCACCGGGACCTTCTCCCCCATGTGCTCGTCCGGCCTGCTCTTTAATATCGGCCAGAAACCACCGACCATAAAAGCTGGAAAAGTCTGGCTGAACGGGGTTCCGGCCTACGGGGGCCTTGCCGCGGTGGACGCCTATCTCGGGGCCACGGAACCGTCCGAGGACGATCCATTGAACAAGGTCTTCCCCGGAGCTTTCAAGTATGGGGGAGGCCACGTCATCGAGGATCTCGTCCAGGGACGAAAGATCTTTCTCAAGGCCTGGGGCTATGGGACCGACTGCTATCCGCGCAAGAGCCTGGAACGGGACATTACCCTGGCCGAACTGCGGTCCGCGGTTCTTCTTAATCCCAGAAACGCCTACCAGAATTACAATTGCGCCGTGAACAAGAGCGATAAGCTCAAGTACACCTACATGGGGCCTCTCAGGCCCAGGATGGGCAACGCCAATTTCGCCACAGCAGGAGAGTTGAGTCCCCTGTTCAACGATCCTTTTTTCAGGACTATCGGTCTGGGGACCAGAATATTTCTCGGCGGAGGCATCGGGTATGTTCTCGGCTCCGGTACCCAGCACGATCCGAGGCCCAAGCGCAATGCCCGCGGTATTCCCCTGTCTGGTTCCGGGACCCTGATGGTCAAGGGCGATCTGAAGGGTATGAACCCCAGGTACCTGCGCGGGGTCAGTTTGGTGGGCTACGGCGTATCCCTGGCCGTTGGCCTGGGCATCCCCATCCCGATCCTGGACGAAGACATGGCTTGGTTCACCGGCGTGAGCGACGAGGATATCGAGATGCCGGTCATCGATTACGGGAACGACTACCAATTGGGCAACGCCAAGCCCTTGGCCCATGTCACCTTTGCCGCTTTAAAGTCAGGAAGCATCGAGGTCGAAAACAAAAATGTTCCCGCGGTGCCGGTCACCAGTCATTCCATATCCCTGGAAATCGCCGATTCCCTCAAATCATGGATCGACCAGGGGCAATTTCTCCTGACCGAGGCTCAGGAGCCCATTGAATCGTATTGATCCGGAGGACATGAAATATGTGCGGGATCATTGGATATGTCGGTCATAGACCGGCCGTGCCTGTTATTTTGCAGGGTCTGAGAAGGCTCGAGTATCGAGGATACGACTCGGCCGGGGTGGCCTATATGGACGGTCAGGAGCTGAGAGTTGTCAGGAGTCCGGGAAAGCTGTCTGCCCTTGAGCAAAGGCTTTCAACAGTGAATTTCATGAACTCGACCTGCGCCATTGGTCACACCCGCTGGGCCACTCATGGACTGCCCACGGAGAAGAACGCCCATCCCCACATGGATCAGATGTCCCGTATGGCCCTGGTCCACAACGGCATCATCGAGAATTACCTTGAGATCAGGGACCGTCTCCAAGGACTGGGACTGACCTTTGACTCGGAAACGGACACCGAGGTTCTGGCCAAGCTCATCGGGCACGAACTGGATGCCACGGGATCCATTCCTCATGCTATTTCCCGGGCCTTGAAGCAGGTGGAGGGGGCGTATGCCTTTGCCTTGATCTGCAACGAGGAAACTCCGACCATCTGGGCGGCCAGAAAATCGAGCCCCTTGCTTTTCGGGGCCGGAACCGGGGAGAATTTCGTGGCATCAGACATCCCGGCCTTTCTCCAATACACTCGAGAGGTCGTCTTTCTTGAGGACGGAGAACTGGTCCAACTGACGGACCATGACTGGAAGGTCTTTGACAGCCGAACCTTGAAGCCGGTAGCCAAACAGACCAGCCGCATCGAATGGGAGGTCCAGGCTGCGGAAAAGGGCGGTTTCAGGCATTTCATGCTCAAGGAGATCTTCGAGCAGCCCCAGGTCATCCGCGACTGCCTCAGGGGGCGGGTCCGACGAAACGGTCGGGTCACGGCCGAATTGAGGGAACTCAAGGACTGGCCCGTACCGAGCCGACTGCATATCGTCGCATGTGGAACCTCCTATCACGCCGGTCTGTGGGCCAAGTACCTCATGGAGGAATGGGCCCGGATCCCCGTGGACGTCGAGATCGCCTCTGAATTCCGCTATCGGCCCCATGTATTTCTCAAGGGCGACGCCATCCTGGCCATCAGCCAATCCGGAGAAACGGCCGACACCCTGGCCGGAATGCGGATCGCCAAGGAATGTAACGTTCCGGTCATGGGACTGTGCAATGTTGTCGGATCCTCGGTCTTCAGAGAGTCGG
The nucleotide sequence above comes from Deltaproteobacteria bacterium. Encoded proteins:
- a CDS encoding AAA family ATPase, producing the protein MIQTQLRNMLVSRFDEDMVRSFLDPLTISFDGQEVTISCPHRYFSASIPDFFLEALKEEFSSVQGRNTVVHIQNASAFRPFPSPLCPPSTDRFPFGSTNTFEKFLVNKKNFFPMTSAQKIAEGEETGFNPFVVCGPSGTGKTHLAMAMANRMADRMAQESILATTGDDLSRSLNQKFQSSSGHFQSFMDGFQAVVLDNFHEVEEDDFLQAELIRIFDFFQSDDRQMVFCLDRPVSTLKHTRLELKSRIESGLVVALKEPDLDIRIRAAGEFVAQHRIKLARQQILTLAMQCESFRSLRGMLLKIKAFTGLVRRDMSDHDFHNILDSTRDHPSPHVTVDSILKTVSTHLDLRIQDLASSSRKREIVFARQAAMFLCREHLGLSYAEIGKVFGGRDHSTVIHNLQKIKQIQNDDPKTKQTLRRLSNECVQGSKQPIFKK
- the glmS gene encoding glutamine--fructose-6-phosphate transaminase (isomerizing); translated protein: MCGIIGYVGHRPAVPVILQGLRRLEYRGYDSAGVAYMDGQELRVVRSPGKLSALEQRLSTVNFMNSTCAIGHTRWATHGLPTEKNAHPHMDQMSRMALVHNGIIENYLEIRDRLQGLGLTFDSETDTEVLAKLIGHELDATGSIPHAISRALKQVEGAYAFALICNEETPTIWAARKSSPLLFGAGTGENFVASDIPAFLQYTREVVFLEDGELVQLTDHDWKVFDSRTLKPVAKQTSRIEWEVQAAEKGGFRHFMLKEIFEQPQVIRDCLRGRVRRNGRVTAELRELKDWPVPSRLHIVACGTSYHAGLWAKYLMEEWARIPVDVEIASEFRYRPHVFLKGDAILAISQSGETADTLAGMRIAKECNVPVMGLCNVVGSSVFRESDLVITTQAGPEISVASTKAMCSQQVLLLLMALYWGGRRGIVPQDTLLTILDGLTSLPEMLDEALPGMRERASELAREYAFASSCFYLGRGRNFPLAMEGALKLKEISYIHAEGYAAGEMKHGPIALIEPDFPTFAIVTEDDLMSKMMSNLQEVRARDGRIVILTDSPKELEADHVWRIPRAEGPLKNFFVLPALQLFAYEMAVYLGQDVDQPRNLAKSVTVE